The Branchiostoma lanceolatum isolate klBraLanc5 chromosome 5, klBraLanc5.hap2, whole genome shotgun sequence region CCAGTGCCCTTTCATCAAATGTTGAAGACGATTGCAATATCTTGTATAAGATATGCATGTATCTGTTTTATTCCCAGTTTTCAGCATTATATTTTATAGATGTCTTCAGTTACTTTTATCTGCATGCAGCCTATGCAGTTGCTACAACGACATAGAagaatacacaaaatcatcagagaatgaatgacagagATAAATATTGTCGAAACCCATCCGTCAATTTCGCCATGTCCTAACAACAAAACACGACGATCTCGGCATGATTTATGGGAACATGGATTTTGATAAATTGTACCTTTGTATAGAGTAAAAGGAACTTGCTTTCCTGTCTGAACAAACATGACAACAAATTTAATGTGTTCAAACATGTTGTTATCGCGGTCCAAACAAACCCTGACCTCCCGGTAACGCCTCTGTCAACAGTTGTTGATCTACCACGAAGTCGAACCTAAAAAATACCAGTGTTGATGCCTAAACTCAGAGTTGAGAATCGAAACATCTCTGAAAGGTAGGGAATTTGGGGGGAAACCCGGAAAGAGAAAAGGATACAAAATGGCTGAATGATTGATGAGCTGGTGGACGGCGGTTTAGTCGGGATGAAGTGACGCATAGCGGGCTGTCCGGATCCTCCCGACTGATAACACAGCCCGCTGACTCCGAAAATTCGTCTTCTCCTCTGTAATCTACACATGAATGTGCCGCTTTTGTGTCCACACAAAATTCAATTGACCGCTGAAAATTAAGCTGAAAGCGCAAGGCGACCTCTGTGTTGAGTCAAGTCATATGTAGGTCAGGGACAATAGACACCGGGGTCGGGGGGCCAGGGTAGAATGTTCTCTACTGTAAGGAACGTGTGTGGGGGACTGGGCTGTAGGTCACCAAAGTTGAGCCAATCGATAAATGTGGGTGTTCCATGCAATATGTGGATGTTGCAAAAGATTTGAGAATGTTCTTTCCTGATTGACAGCTGAGTCTTTCTTCCGTTTTTACATATCACTTGATCTGTCCTACACAGGTGACCGACAGACGTCCATCTGACCGTGTTGCTATGGACAACCCCGCCATGGAAATGGAACAGAGTAAAAACAAATCGGCCACGCGGACCAAACGTGATGCTTCTCCAGCCAAACGCTCAGAGAAACATCAAAACAAGCCGGGGAAAGATTCCGGAAGGCCGAACGGAAAGACAGCAGCCAATGGTAAAACTTCGACGAAAAACGGATCGACCGCCCCCGTCAATGGTCTTTCGAACGAGCCGTCAGAACGGAATGGACCAAAGCCGGGGACGGGTGATGAGGAGCCGGAGATGTCCCCACAGAAGATGCAGCTCCGGACCACGGTACCACAGAGCATGACCCCGAAGGACTTGCAGTCGGGGCCACACTCACCCCGACCCAGGGGAAGCTCCAGGCAGAAGTCTCCCGCTGCGACACCACGGAAGGGATGCGAATGTTGTAGGTTGTACTTCTTCCTGACGATATTCCAGTTGCTAGCTGGAGCCGGCATCATCGTCTTGTGCGTCTTCATCAGTAAGATCTTCACTGACACGAGGTCACGTGATGTGCCCTACTGGTCAGGTATCCCGGTGAGTCAGACCTaacatgtattcaaaagaaAACGTTGTCCAAAACTGTATTAGACAAAAGCCATGTATCTAACATAGTGCTGGAATATTGGAAAAATTATTGAAAGGTACGCTTAGTTCGCATGAGATCTCTTTGATACCGCAACTGTTTTGTCGCATATTTGTCTGCCTATGATTCTTAGACCCAGCCTTATATACTGTGGAAAATTAGATATTAAAGTAGGACTGTGTCTAACCTACTCATTTTGCCCTTTCTCTCACAGCTTGTAATAGCTGCGTTTGTCGGCATATATTCCTGCATCTTCAGTCGAAACAAGTTTGAAAGCACCTGGCACTTTGGAGTCAGGGTAAGTACATAATCATACACGTCTTATCATTCCAATTAAAGATCCAAGTCCTAATAACTGTATTCAGGCGAACGATATTGTATCATTCCGCCTGTGTCTCATTCCTAGTACATACTAGCACCCGAGTGTCGGGGAGAACTGTACACCCCGGTTTGGAAGACCTGTCCCAATTGATAACCCTGGCAATGTATCAGACAAACGAGAAGTATTTCTGTTCCCGGATCGTGTTCGTCCCGAATTCCTGACGTTTATTTAGGACAGCCCGAGTAGATTCCCGCCATATTTGACGACGATTACCGTCCTGTGGCGACGACGGCACCTGTTGTTTAACGCACGTCCAAGTGATCTTACGAAACGTCTGATTGGCCTTGAAGCACTCTGATCAATCAGCCACCCGGACAAGTCGGCTTCAATA contains the following coding sequences:
- the LOC136435357 gene encoding sarcospan-like isoform X2, producing MYKRTFKVTDRRPSDRVAMDNPAMEMEQSKNKSATRTKRDASPAKRSEKHQNKPGKDSGRPNGKTAANGKTSTKNGSTAPVNGLSNEPSERNGPKPGTGDEEPEMSPQKMQLRTTVPQSMTPKDLQSGPHSPRPRGSSRQKSPAATPRKGCECCRLYFFLTIFQLLAGAGIIVLCVFISKIFTDTRSRDVPYWSGIPLVIAAFVGIYSCIFSRNKFESTWHFGVRIFFWMLTFFCCIACVVAATFAGLHGTSIVDYVECLSLDSSCQCTKSFDSSARVFMYIDMTDCNLVFERLKVLLFISCGVNAFGALVCFLILVMMWKRNYQRFYTGLGYTYATYA
- the LOC136435357 gene encoding sarcospan-like isoform X1 — protein: MSFGGSEFTYRAFPVPSPPGHDVRDIPMVVTDRRPSDRVAMDNPAMEMEQSKNKSATRTKRDASPAKRSEKHQNKPGKDSGRPNGKTAANGKTSTKNGSTAPVNGLSNEPSERNGPKPGTGDEEPEMSPQKMQLRTTVPQSMTPKDLQSGPHSPRPRGSSRQKSPAATPRKGCECCRLYFFLTIFQLLAGAGIIVLCVFISKIFTDTRSRDVPYWSGIPLVIAAFVGIYSCIFSRNKFESTWHFGVRIFFWMLTFFCCIACVVAATFAGLHGTSIVDYVECLSLDSSCQCTKSFDSSARVFMYIDMTDCNLVFERLKVLLFISCGVNAFGALVCFLILVMMWKRNYQRFYTGLGYTYATYA
- the LOC136435357 gene encoding sarcospan-like isoform X3 produces the protein MDNPAMEMEQSKNKSATRTKRDASPAKRSEKHQNKPGKDSGRPNGKTAANGKTSTKNGSTAPVNGLSNEPSERNGPKPGTGDEEPEMSPQKMQLRTTVPQSMTPKDLQSGPHSPRPRGSSRQKSPAATPRKGCECCRLYFFLTIFQLLAGAGIIVLCVFISKIFTDTRSRDVPYWSGIPLVIAAFVGIYSCIFSRNKFESTWHFGVRIFFWMLTFFCCIACVVAATFAGLHGTSIVDYVECLSLDSSCQCTKSFDSSARVFMYIDMTDCNLVFERLKVLLFISCGVNAFGALVCFLILVMMWKRNYQRFYTGLGYTYATYA